The sequence CCGCAGGCATCTGGTTCGTCGCCTCGATATCGGGCAAGCGCTTGCGCAGTTTTTCCATCGTGCTCTCGAGGCGCTCGGGGTCCACCGGCTTCAGCAGGTAATCCACCGTATTTTCCTCATAGGCGCGGAGCGCAAAATTCTCATAAGCCGTCGTGAACACGATGAGCGGCATAATGTCTTCGTCCACGTTCTTCAGGACCTCGAAGGCGTCCATGTCGGGCATCTGGATGTCCAGGAACACAACATCGGGGGCAAGTTCGTTTATCTTGGAGATGGCTTGGCTACCCGATGACGCCTCGTCGATAATATCGAGATCGTCAGGATACTTTTCCAAAAGCGAGCGGATGCGCATGCGCGCGAGCGGCTCGTCATCGATAATCAGAGTTCTTGCCTTCATCAGGGTTTCTCTCCTTCAACTTTCGGTTTGTTGATAATCCTTATCAGGTCCGCCGGCATGCCGTCCTTGTCCCTATAGACGTCGCCAGTCCCCGTCAACAGGGAAAGCGCGCCGGATTTCCCGACCTGAAAATTCCACTTTGTACCATTGTCCAGCGCAACAACCACCTTGTCTTCCATCCCGGAGAACCGGCCTTTCAAGGAATCGACCTTGGCCGTATCCACAATCACGGTTTCCACGACAGAGACGGTGCTATCTTCGGCTATTTCCATGCGCACCATACGCGCCTTGCAGTTATCGCACGGAAGGCGCCCGACATAGAGGCCGGCAATGCCCTTGGGGAGTTCGACCTTCGGCAAATCCGGAAGCGGCGCGGACTT is a genomic window of Fibrobacter sp. containing:
- a CDS encoding LytTR family transcriptional regulator DNA-binding domain-containing protein, which produces MKARTLIIDDEPLARMRIRSLLEKYPDDLDIIDEASSGSQAISKINELAPDVVFLDIQMPDMDAFEVLKNVDEDIMPLIVFTTAYENFALRAYEENTVDYLLKPVDPERLESTMEKLRKRLPDIEATNQMPADFSWEKFRSLMAMGDQYLQRVQVKIGDRILLVSVDEIIRFHSEEKYTTIYTPTNQYVIDTPLVDLEKKLDPRQFVRVHRAHLVAIDYIAEIRKTDSSRLNVILRDKDHTQILVSRNFVKTVRNL
- a CDS encoding copper resistance protein NlpE N-terminal domain-containing protein yields the protein MLNACSQEEKSAPLPDLPKVELPKGIAGLYVGRLPCDNCKARMVRMEIAEDSTVSVVETVIVDTAKVDSLKGRFSGMEDKVVVALDNGTKWNFQVGKSGALSLLTGTGDVYRDKDGMPADLIRIINKPKVEGEKP